A region of the Corynebacterium endometrii genome:
CGACTCGGGCCCGCGGTTGAGCTGGGAGATCGCAATGAGCGGGACCTCAAGCTCCTTGGCCAGCAGCTTCAGGGAACGGGAGAACTCAGAAACCTCTTGCTGGCGGGATTCAACCTTCTTACCGGAGCTCATCAGCTGCATGTAGTCCAGCACGATAAGGTCTAGGCCCTGTTGCTGCTTTAGCTTCCTGGCCTTCGAGCGAATCTCCATCATGGTGAGGTTTGGCGAGTCGTCTATATAGAGCGGGGCCTGCTCGATGCGGTCCAGGGTGTCCGTAATCTTGTGCCAGTCATCCGTGCTCAAGTTGCCGCCACGCATATCAGAAAGCTTTACCTCCGCTTCCGCGGAAAGCAGACGCATAACAATTTCAGACGCGCTCATTTCCAGGGAGAAAATGACCGAGGCCTTATTGTGCTTCAGCGAAGCAGAACGCATGAAGTCCATGGCGAGGGTGGACTTACCCACGCCGGGACGGGCCGCGATAATGATCATCTGTCCCGCGCGCAGGCCATGGGTCAGCTTGTCCAGGTCATGGAAACCGGTGGGGACGCCGGTTTCCTGCCCGTCCTTGCCCAGGGCGATGAGCTCATCGATAGTGGGCGGGATGATGTCCCCCAGGACGCGGTAATCCTCGGTGGTTTTCTTCTGGGCGACCTTGAAGACTTCCTGCTGCGCGCGGTCGATGACGTTTTCTATTTCCGTGTCCTCCGCGCCCTCGTAGCCCAGCTGCACGACGCGGGTACCCGCGTCAACCAGCTTGCGCAGCACCGCCTTCTCAGCCACGATTTCGGCGTAATAACGGGCGTTAGCCGCGGTAGGCACTACGGACATCAGGGTGTGGATATACGGCGCACCACCGGCGCGTTCCAAATTGTTTTGGCGGTCTAGGCGGCCGGCAACAATGACCGGGTCAATCTCAGAACTTTGGGAGTAGAGATCGAGCATCGCGTGGTAGATGAGCGTGTGCGCCGGGTAGTAGAAGTCATCGGGATCCAATACGTCAATGACCTCGGCCACGGTATGCGGGCTAAGCAGCATGGCGCCAAGCACGCCCTGCTCGGCCTCCTTATCCGCGGGGGGCTGGCGGAACTCGTCGTAGCGACGGGTGTCCGGCCGGTTGAAATCATCCTTGTTGTACCCGCCCTTGCCCCGTGACTTATGGCCACCCGAACTGTATCCCCCGCGTGGCGCGTCATCAAAAGCCGGCGGCGGAGCGGGCTCAAATGTCGCTAGCTCTTCGCCAATAAAGTCCTCTTCCGGAGGTTCCGGCGGAGTGTAATCATCATCAAAGCTGGCACCCGAACCCGCATTCATACCAGTTGCTCCCTACTGTTCGTTGTTTAACTAAGTTGTCTTACATTGCGCCGCTACTACCCGATTGGCAGCCCAGGACGCGGCCGTTAAGGATTCGCGCTTTGCAGTCTAGTGCAGGCGGTGGACACGCCTTCTGCCTCCCCGCCCGCGCTCCCCCGGAACGAGAGCCAAAACGGACAATCGACTTCCTACAATGCCCAGGTTCACCCCCGCCCGGGGACGCCGATGGAGCAGTTATCCACAGCCCCCTGTAGAAAACGCAGGTCGCAATAGGGCGACGTACCAAAAGCGCCGGTCAGGCCTGTGGATAACTCATTAAGGCCGTGACCTGCGATTATTAAATGCACTGGTCAGGGCGCTTTTTGAGCTGTGAATAATCCCACAAAAGCGGTGGATAAATCCCTGACCAGCGGTTTCCTTTAGGCGCCATCGCCGTGTCCGTAAGGTTTCCTAAGGGTTAATTGGCCGCAAGTTATCCACAGGTGAGCCGGTTTTATCCACAACGTCCACAATTGACTGGTGAGTTGTACACAGCCAAAGGGCCCTCCGGTGAGCAAAACCGAAACGGGATTCTGGTCACATTCACCTGCGGGTGTAGATGCGGACCGGTCGATGCCGGTTCCGCGCTGGGCGCGGGGGATCCGCGCAAGTTTAAGGCCCCACGTTCAACCCACCTCACATGGGTTGGCCGTGGGGCCCTAAAGTGCTGTTGTCTTTGGGTCTTAATTCAGACCGTCGTTATCCAAACCTTGTTATTAGGCGGAAACGACCGAGAAGTTCACCTTGCCGAGGACGTCAGCGTGCAGCTGAGCCTCAACCTGGTAATTGCCGGTCTTCTTGACCAAGCCCTTTGGCATGTTGATGATGCGCTTGTCCAGTGCAGGACCGCCGGCAGCCTTAACAGCTGCTACAACATCGTCAGCCTTAACGGAGCCGAAGAGCTTGCCAGCGTCGGAGGTCTTAACCTCTACCTTGACATCCTTCAGCTGCTCGAGCTGGTTGCGGACCTCGCGTGCGTGATCCAGGTCGCGGATAGCGCGAGCTTCCTGGGCGCGCTTGATGCCCTCGATCTGCTTCTCTGCGCCGCGGGTAGCCACGATGGCCAGACCGCGAGGAAGCAGGTAGTTACGTCCGTAGCCGTTCTTTACCTCAACAATTTCGCCTGGGGCGCCGAGGTTCTCAACGGCAGCGGTGAGGATCAGCTTCATGATCCCTGCCTTTCAATTGAGTTAAGTGTTCGGTGTTTGACTGACAGATCAGAACGGGGGTTCATCGGCACCACCGAAGCCACCGGCCGGAGGTGCGGAATTCCATGGATCGTTAGCCGGAGCGGACTGCTGGCCACCCTGGTTGCCCTGGTTGGAAGAATTTCCACCAAAGCCACCCTGGTTGCCGCCGTTGCCACCGTTGTTGCCAAAGTTGCCACCACCGGCATTGCCGCCGCCATAGTTGCCGCTACCACCCTCACGTGGATTGCGGGAAACCTGTGCGGAGGCGTACTTCAGGGATGGGCCAACCTCGTCAACGTCGATCTCAAAGACAGTGCGGTTTTCACCCTCGCGGGTTTGGTAAGAACGAGACTTCAAACGGCCATGAACAATGACGCGCATGCCCTTGGTCAGGGATTCGGCTACGTTCTCTGCCGCATTGCGCCACACATTGCAGGTCAGAAACATCGCTTCGCCGTCTTCCCACTGCTGCGTCTGGCTGTTGTAGCGACGAGGCGTGGAGGCGACGCGGAAATTAGCCACCGGTGCGCCCGATGGCGTGAATCGCAGTTCTGGATCGGCGACGATGTTGCCGACCACCGTGATTGTGGTATCTCCCTGTGCCATGTTTCTGGTTCTCCTTACATGAGTGGATTAACTGTTGTATGAACCCCAGTATCCGCTATTTGCTGTCGGTGCGCAGAACCTTGGTACGCAGGATAGAGTCGTTCAGGTTCAGACGACGGTCGAGCTCGAGTACGGATGCGGACTCGCACTCCAGGTTGACGACGGCGTAGATGCCTTCGTCCTTCTTGTTGATTGGGTATGCAAGACGACGCTTGCCCCATACATCAACGTTTTCAACCTTGCCGCCTTCAGAACGGACGGTTTCAAGGAACTTGTCCAGGGACGGGGTAACGGTGCGCTCATCCTGGGCTGGATCCAAAATGATCATTACTTCATAGTGACGCACGGACCTCATCACCTCCTATGGTCTAGTAATTGGTTCGGCCACATCACCTTTGCGGATGTGGCAGGAGGGTACGTTGCGTCAAGCAACCCCACCACAGTACCTTATGTGAGCTGCACAAACAAATCTTTTCTGGTTACTAGACCCGGCGCCAGGCCGGCCTAGCCCGCAGTCCCGCCCGCCGTGGCCGCCCAAAACACTGCCGACGTCACCGGGATCAGCGTCAGCAGCACAAAAGCCAGGGCGCCGAAGACGTAAGACAAGGTGCGGTCAGCCCGCGTGCGGAAGAAGTAAAAAGAGGCCATGACGCAGCAAAAGCCCAGGAAGATGGATACGATTCCGATAATGGTTACGGTCATGATTATGCCTTAGTGTCAGTAGTCGCTTCTCCCGGTGAGGCCGGTTCCGAAGCTGCGGCTGGGGTGGGTGCTGGGTTGGGTACGGGGGCGGCGTCGGATGAAAGGCGATGCCCGCCCCACGGGCCGGCCAGAAGATCCATGCCGGCGTGAGCCACCGCGACCTTATCCCGCGCCTTGCCCAGCATCTGCCGGATGATGATGACGGCCATCGCGATGATGAGCCCATCGCGCGCGAGCACGGCCGCGTCCAGGAATTCCTGCGGCAGACCCTTGTTTTCCGTGCCCATCATGTGGAGCATGAGGATTGGCCAGAGCAGCGCGTCCGCCACGCCCCAGGCGAATACTAAGCGCCAGCGCGGCAGCGCCAGCACGGCCGGCACCAGCAGCCATAGCGAATACTGCGGGGACCAGACCTTGTTGAACAACAGGAAGGCGGCGAGGATGAGGTACACCAGCTCCGCCACGCGAGGGGTGCGCCGCGCCTTGAGCCCGAAAATGCCAATCGCCACGCAACAGGCCAGGAACCCCAGCAGCGAGAAAGTATTGAGGAAATCCACCGGGAGGCCAACGCCCGTGACGCGGTTGAACATCGCGTAGATGGTGGTCCACTCCGCGCCACGGGTGGAATTGAGCCGGTAGAACTCGCCCCACGCCTGCGGGTAGGCCAGCGCGACCGGAAAGTTGACCACCATCCAGGACGCGGCGGCGGAGCCCACCATCACGCCCCATGGCGCGATCTTTTTGTGGCGCACCGCCAGGACCAGGTATGCGCCCAGGAGAAACAAAGGCCACAGCTTGAACGCCGTGCCCAGCCCGATAGCCACGCCGGCCCAGGCCATCTTCTTGCGCGCGGCGAGCCACATCGCCACCACGGCGAAGAAGATGGACATGAGATCCCAGTTGGTAAACGCGTGGACTATGACCAATGGGCTCGCGGCCACCAAGACTGCATCCCAGATCCTGTTGCCCAGCAGCTGGGAGACCAGTAGCACCGTGGCGACCCAGAAGACGGACATCACCAGCGCGGTCACCGCGAAGTACCACCCGGCCAGGGGCACCCCGGCCCATTCCACCACCGGGTAGCTCAGGCGCGAGGCCCAGGCCACCGCGCCTTGAAACAGGCCGGCCAGCACCGGGTATTCCATATAGCGGGTCAGATCCCCCTCAACCCACGAATAGGCATACGGGAATCCCCCCTGGTCCAGGCCGCGGCCGCCAAAGAGCGGGACAATATCGTTGTAACAAGCGGAGATGTACTGGCGATTGCCGGACCAATCCAGGTGTACTATGCCGTCATCGCCACGCCAGCCGCCGGCGCAATTGGCCTTCGATAAGAAGCCGAGGGCTAAAAACGTCCAGGCGAAGGCGGTAATCGCCAGCAGGGGCGTGCCCGCGCTCGCCCCGCCGCGGGAGAAGCGGCCCCGGGGGCCGCCCACGAAATTCACCACGCCACGGGCCATAGGCTCCGCCGAGGCCGGAACGCGGCGAGCCAACGTGACGATGTCCCTATTCCAGTGGCCCACCGCGGTCACTCCTTGGTTAACGTGCGAACTTCATCGTGATTGCCGGGTCCGGCGCACGGGACCCGAGTCTGGGCTAATGAGCCACAGCTCCCTACTGGCTAGGGAGATTCTCGATCAGGTCATCGATGGCCTGGCCCACGTCGATGGCCGGCTCCTGCGGTTGCGGCTCGGGCTCCGGCTCGGGTGCCGGGGCGGGGCTTGGCTGCTGGTTGCCCGCGCCCTCGCCTTCAGCGGGCGCATCGGTTGGTGCGGGCTCCGATGGGGCGGCATCCGTCGGCTCCTGCGACGTGTCCGCCGGGGCGGACCAGCTTGGGTCATACCAGGTGCCCGGATTCACGTCCGGGTTGCCGTAGCGGATTGCGCCAGGCACTGGGAAGGTTTGCACCTCGGTGCCCTCAAGCGCCGCGTCGAGAGTGCCCTTCCAGATCTGGGTGGCCGCGCCGGAGCCGTACATATTGCCGCCCCACGCGTTGTAGATGGCGGTGGTGTTATCCGCGGTTCCAACCCATACGGCGGCGACCAGCTGCGGGGTGCCACCCATCATCCAGGTGTCCTTGTTGGCACCGGTGTCACCCAGCTGCGCGGTGCCGGTCTTGGCCACGGTCTCACGCCCGTCGGCCAGCGCGCCATTGGACCAGGCCGCGATTGGCTTCATGGCGTCGAGCACGTTGTACGCGACCTGCTCGGAGACGCGCCGCTCGCCGCCGTCCTTTGGATGTTCGTAGAGCACCTCACCCGTGTTGGTCTCAACGCGCTCAACGAAGTAGGTGTCATGCCACACGCCACCGTTGGCCAGGGTGGCCATCGCGGTGGCCATGTCCAGCGGGCGGGACTGGTACTGGCCCAGGACGATGCCTTCATAAGGGGTCTGGCCATTTTCGGTCAGGGTCGCATCGATTCCCGGCAAGCTGCGCGCAACGCCCAGCGCGTGGGCCATATCCGCGGTGTCCTGGGTCTTGTTCTCGAGATCATCCTGCAGGCGCATGAAGGTCGTGTTGTAGGAATTCTTCAGCGCCACGCGCAGGTCACACACGCCGCAGCCGTTGCCGTCATAGTTCTCGACAATCTTGGACCCCGGCAGCTGATAGGGATCGGAGGAGTACATGGTGCTCAACGGGATACCCTGCTGCAGCGCCGCGGCAAGGGCCATCACCTTGAAGGTGGAGCCGGTCTGGAGCGGCGCATTGGCGTAGTCCCAGCCGTTAGCGTCGTGGCCGCCGAAGTAGCTGCGGACCGCGCCGGTTGCCGGTTCGATGGAGACCGCACCAGCACGGGCGTCCTCCTGCAGCGGCGCCAAGTTGGCGTCCACGGCATTGATCTGGCCGTTTTGGACCTTCATGTCAATGGTGGTGGTGATCTGCAGGCCCTGGGTGGTCACATCATCCTCGGTGATGCCAATCTCGCCGAGTTCCTTAATGACCTGGTTCTTGATGTGGCCGTTCGCGCCGGTTGCCTCCGTGTACGCGGAGTACTCGGCCGGGTTTCGGGTCTCCGGGAATACCATGCCGGAACGCGCGGCGGCGTCCAGCTCTCCCATATCCACGAGGCCGTCAAGCACATAGTTCCAGCGCTGCTCAGACTCGCCGGGGTTGTTCCATGGGTCGAGCGCCGATGGGCGCTGGATTATGGCCGCCAAGAGGCCGGACTCTTCCACGGTCAAATCACGCACGTCCTTGTTGAAGTACGCGCTGGATGCCGCCTGAATGCCGTAGGCGTTGCGGCCGAAGTACACAGTATTGAGGTAGGCGTTAAGGATTTCTTCCTTGGACCATTCGTTGGTCATCTTGATGGAATAAACCAGCTCGCGAGCCTTGCGGACGTAAGAACGTTCGTCGCCCACCAGGGTATTTTTCACATACTGCTGGGTGATGGTGGAACCGCCGCCGGCCGAAGCGTTGCCGGTGAGCTGACCGATGGCCGCGCGGCCGAAACCGGTGAAGGAAAAGCCGTTGTTGGTCCAGAACTCGCGGTCCTCGGCGGCGAGCACGGAGTTTTCAACGTGATCGGGGATCTGCTCTAAGGTCACGTGCGAACGGTTGCCCTCCGGCGGCACGATGCGTGCCAGCTGGGTCTGCCCGTCATTGGCGTAGATGGTGGAGATCTGCTTGTTGGTCAGCTCCTGCGGCTCCGGCACCTCATACTTGGCATAAGCAATGCCAAACATCACCGCGGGGATCGCCAGCAGAATAAGGAACGCGGCCAGGAGATACCATGGCCACTTGCGCTTTTCGCTCCGCTCCGCGCGACGATGCCTACGGACTGGGGTAGTCGATTCTTGATCGCTCACTGCTTCTAATACGCCTTTACTGTGTATCTAAGGTCTGGATTCACCAGCGAATCACTAGTATTCGCAGCTTACCGGCATTTTACGGCCATGCGTAAACCAAAGCACCATTCTAGCGCCCTATCGACCGTCACAATACGCAACCGCCGAGCTCAGCAGGTGATTCCAATGACACTGCGGGCATACCTCAACGCGGTGGACGGTAAATTCGAGGCCCTCGGCGGCAATCGCCGCAATCTCTTCCTCAGAACGCGCGGAACCTGAGCGCCTGCCCAGGTTTTCCCCATAGACCCACCGGGTCAATCGCAACGGGCCCACGCATACGGGGCACGGGCGCGGGGAGTCCACTCCATGGTGCTCCGCCGCCGCGCGGAGCAGGAAGTCCGCATCGCAAACCTGGGCCCGCGAAAGCCTCCCGGCGCGTAGATCCCTCAAATGTGCCGCGCGCTCCCATTCGTGGGAAACCACGTGCTTATAGCCAACGGTGCTCACCCACCCCACCATAATCGCGCCTACTTTATCGATCCACATTGCGCCGTACCCCACGGGCCGCCCATCCGTCCCTACCCTGGCAAGGTACGCACAATTCAAGGAGTTTTAAGTGACAGGAAAAGTTAAGGTAGCCATCGCCGGCGTTGGTAACTGCGCTACCTCGCTCATCCAAGGCATTGAGTTCTACCGCGATGCGGCCACCGATGAGCAGATTCCGGGCCTCATGCACGCCACCTTTGGCGGCTACCACGTAGGTGACATCGAGTTTGTCGCGGCGTTCGACGTTGACGCGGACAAGGTGGGCAAGGACCTCTCCGAGGCCACCGAGGCCTCCCGCAACTGCACCATCAAGATCGCCGATGTCCCCAACCTGGGCGTTACCGTGCAGCGCGGACCTACCCTGGACGGCCTGGGCACCCACTACCTCGCCTCCATCGAGGAATCCCCCGAGGAACCGGTGGATGTAGCCCAGGCGTTGCGCGAT
Encoded here:
- a CDS encoding glycosyltransferase family 87 protein, yielding MARGVVNFVGGPRGRFSRGGASAGTPLLAITAFAWTFLALGFLSKANCAGGWRGDDGIVHLDWSGNRQYISACYNDIVPLFGGRGLDQGGFPYAYSWVEGDLTRYMEYPVLAGLFQGAVAWASRLSYPVVEWAGVPLAGWYFAVTALVMSVFWVATVLLVSQLLGNRIWDAVLVAASPLVIVHAFTNWDLMSIFFAVVAMWLAARKKMAWAGVAIGLGTAFKLWPLFLLGAYLVLAVRHKKIAPWGVMVGSAAASWMVVNFPVALAYPQAWGEFYRLNSTRGAEWTTIYAMFNRVTGVGLPVDFLNTFSLLGFLACCVAIGIFGLKARRTPRVAELVYLILAAFLLFNKVWSPQYSLWLLVPAVLALPRWRLVFAWGVADALLWPILMLHMMGTENKGLPQEFLDAAVLARDGLIIAMAVIIIRQMLGKARDKVAVAHAGMDLLAGPWGGHRLSSDAAPVPNPAPTPAAASEPASPGEATTDTKA
- the dnaB gene encoding replicative DNA helicase translates to MNAGSGASFDDDYTPPEPPEEDFIGEELATFEPAPPPAFDDAPRGGYSSGGHKSRGKGGYNKDDFNRPDTRRYDEFRQPPADKEAEQGVLGAMLLSPHTVAEVIDVLDPDDFYYPAHTLIYHAMLDLYSQSSEIDPVIVAGRLDRQNNLERAGGAPYIHTLMSVVPTAANARYYAEIVAEKAVLRKLVDAGTRVVQLGYEGAEDTEIENVIDRAQQEVFKVAQKKTTEDYRVLGDIIPPTIDELIALGKDGQETGVPTGFHDLDKLTHGLRAGQMIIIAARPGVGKSTLAMDFMRSASLKHNKASVIFSLEMSASEIVMRLLSAEAEVKLSDMRGGNLSTDDWHKITDTLDRIEQAPLYIDDSPNLTMMEIRSKARKLKQQQGLDLIVLDYMQLMSSGKKVESRQQEVSEFSRSLKLLAKELEVPLIAISQLNRGPESRTDKRPQLADLRESGSLEQDADMVMLLYRPDSQDRDNERAGEADIILAKHRGGPIDTVQVAHQLHYSKFVNMAHG
- the rplI gene encoding 50S ribosomal protein L9, whose protein sequence is MKLILTAAVENLGAPGEIVEVKNGYGRNYLLPRGLAIVATRGAEKQIEGIKRAQEARAIRDLDHAREVRNQLEQLKDVKVEVKTSDAGKLFGSVKADDVVAAVKAAGGPALDKRIINMPKGLVKKTGNYQVEAQLHADVLGKVNFSVVSA
- a CDS encoding single-stranded DNA-binding protein; its protein translation is MAQGDTTITVVGNIVADPELRFTPSGAPVANFRVASTPRRYNSQTQQWEDGEAMFLTCNVWRNAAENVAESLTKGMRVIVHGRLKSRSYQTREGENRTVFEIDVDEVGPSLKYASAQVSRNPREGGSGNYGGGNAGGGNFGNNGGNGGNQGGFGGNSSNQGNQGGQQSAPANDPWNSAPPAGGFGGADEPPF
- a CDS encoding transglycosylase domain-containing protein, yielding MSDQESTTPVRRHRRAERSEKRKWPWYLLAAFLILLAIPAVMFGIAYAKYEVPEPQELTNKQISTIYANDGQTQLARIVPPEGNRSHVTLEQIPDHVENSVLAAEDREFWTNNGFSFTGFGRAAIGQLTGNASAGGGSTITQQYVKNTLVGDERSYVRKARELVYSIKMTNEWSKEEILNAYLNTVYFGRNAYGIQAASSAYFNKDVRDLTVEESGLLAAIIQRPSALDPWNNPGESEQRWNYVLDGLVDMGELDAAARSGMVFPETRNPAEYSAYTEATGANGHIKNQVIKELGEIGITEDDVTTQGLQITTTIDMKVQNGQINAVDANLAPLQEDARAGAVSIEPATGAVRSYFGGHDANGWDYANAPLQTGSTFKVMALAAALQQGIPLSTMYSSDPYQLPGSKIVENYDGNGCGVCDLRVALKNSYNTTFMRLQDDLENKTQDTADMAHALGVARSLPGIDATLTENGQTPYEGIVLGQYQSRPLDMATAMATLANGGVWHDTYFVERVETNTGEVLYEHPKDGGERRVSEQVAYNVLDAMKPIAAWSNGALADGRETVAKTGTAQLGDTGANKDTWMMGGTPQLVAAVWVGTADNTTAIYNAWGGNMYGSGAATQIWKGTLDAALEGTEVQTFPVPGAIRYGNPDVNPGTWYDPSWSAPADTSQEPTDAAPSEPAPTDAPAEGEGAGNQQPSPAPAPEPEPEPQPQEPAIDVGQAIDDLIENLPSQ
- a CDS encoding DUF5318 family protein; amino-acid sequence: MWIDKVGAIMVGWVSTVGYKHVVSHEWERAAHLRDLRAGRLSRAQVCDADFLLRAAAEHHGVDSPRPCPVCVGPLRLTRWVYGENLGRRSGSARSEEEIAAIAAEGLEFTVHRVEVCPQCHWNHLLSSAVAYCDGR
- the rpsF gene encoding 30S ribosomal protein S6; this encodes MRHYEVMIILDPAQDERTVTPSLDKFLETVRSEGGKVENVDVWGKRRLAYPINKKDEGIYAVVNLECESASVLELDRRLNLNDSILRTKVLRTDSK